The following DNA comes from Brassica oleracea var. oleracea cultivar TO1000 chromosome C5, BOL, whole genome shotgun sequence.
TACCATACAAGCAACTAGTAAGTCTTTTCTATTTCCACTTGATTGATTGGTCCTAATCTTTTTAACACATCTCATTGCATATATATCTGGTAAACACTATAGCGAGTAAGTGAGGTAGGATCATTAATTATACTTTTGCGAGTTAAGTTTGTCTAGATCTGGGGCAGAGATATATATGGGGCATTATCATGTGAATTTTATTTGTCCTGTTGATATATTTTTGATGTGCGTGTCATTTATGTCCTGACTAATTAACAGAGGTATTCATCTTTTTTTTTTCTTTAAGTGATGATGATGTGGTCATGATTGAAACAATTGTTACCGATATTTCGAACAAGTTCAATGATTCCACAACATCAAATGATTCCAACAGCTTGGTTGGGATTGGAACTCATATCAAGGAGATAGAGTCATTGTTGTCCTTTGAATCCGATGAAGTCCGGATGGTTGGTATCTGGGGTCCTGCTGGAATTGGTAAGACGACCATCGCCAGAGCTTTATTTAGAGAGTTCTCAAGTAAGTTTACACATGCTGCTTTTATTGAGAGTATCAAAGGAAAGTTTGAGCAAAACTATCGAGACAAGCACGCCTTCATGTTGCATTTACAAGAACAACTTTTGTCTGAGACCTTAAATCAGAAAGATCTTAAAATAGGTCATTTGGGTGTGGCAAAAGCAAGGCTGAAGGACAAGAAAGTGCTTGTCGTTCTTGATGATGTGGATGACTTAAAGCAGCTAGAAGCCATGACTGACAAAACTTGCTGGTTTGGTCCTCAAAGTAGGATTATCATCACCACAAAGGATAAAAAGCTTTTGGTAGCACATGAGATCAACCATATTTACCAAGTGGGTTTTCCATCTACATCTGAAGCTCTTGAAATTCTCTGTTTGTCTGCTTTTCGTCAAAATTCACCGTCAATTGGGTTTGAGGACATGGCCATAGAAGTTACACGGCTTGCCGGTCATCTTCCTTTGGGTCTACGTGTTTTTGGCGCATATCTACGAGGAGTGTCCAGAGATCAGTGGATACATGCATTGCCTAGCCTAAGGATGAGTCTTGATGGGGAGATTGAGAAAGTATTAAGGTTCAGCTATGATGCTTTATCCGAGGAAGTTCAGGAATTGTTTCTTCATATAGCATGTTTTTTCAAAGGTGGGCACATTAATGACGTGGTGGAGTGTCTTGCGGACGGTCTTTTGAACGTCAACCACGGGCTCCAAATGTTGGTGGATAAATGTTTCATATCTTTACAGGAGCGGAGATGGTTGGTGGTGCATAATTTGCTGGAGAAATTGGCCAAAGAAATTGTTCGTAAACAGTCGGTTTCTGATCCTGGGAAACGTCAGTTCTTGGTGGATGCTCAGGACATTTGCGATGTACTCGAGGAAAATGCTGTAAGTTTTGATATAAACTGTATCCAGTCTTTTCTTGCTACTATTTTTCGATCAGTTTTAGCTAATTTAAGTACTCTCAGGGCACTAAATCTGTTCGAGGAATAGATTTTGACTTATCGGAGGTCAGGGAAGACTTAATTATTGACGAGCAAGCCTTTAAAGGGATGTCTAGGCTCCAGTTCTTAAGATTCCGTAGAGGGAGTGTGTATGAAAACACCAAACTTCTCTTACCGCAGGGTCTGAAATTTAGAGCTAGTAAACTTAGATTTCTTGAATGGGATCAGTTTCCACTGACATGTTTTCCTCGTGAGTTTCAACCGCGGTGCCTTGTCAAACTCGTGATGAGGCACAGCAAGCTTGAGAAGCTGTGGGAAGGACCTATTGTAAGTAGTTTTATGTGTGCGTTACAGTTGAATTAAGTTCTTTGCATTTCAAATATATTAACGTGGTTTTGTCTTTTGCCTTAATTTATAATATGAGCAGCCGCTCCCATGTCTGAAGTTGATGGACCTGACTCATTCCTTCTACCTCAAAGAACTTCCGGATCTGTCTAATGTCACTAATCTTGAGGCACTGAATGCTTGTTTTTGCTCAACTATGTCGAAGATCTCGTTCATTGGGAAGTCCACTAGTCTGGAGGAATTGCATCTAGCTGGTTGCTCCAAGTTGATAGTGATCCCCTCTTCCATTGGGAATGCCATTAATTTCATGACGTTGAATGATTGCCGGGCTCTGGTACAACTCCCATCCTCTATTTGGAGCCTCAAGAAGTTAAAGAAGCTGGGAATTGCAGGATGCGCAAAGCTGAACCATTTTGGGTCACAGTTGAGAAGCTTTCCTGATGTTTCGGGAAACATTACAGAATTCGATATTAGTGATACAGCGATGGAAGAATTTCCTTCATCAATCATGGCTTTTTCGTGTCTTCGTAAACTCTCAACAGAGATTGCCGGAAACCTCAAGGTGTTTCCAGATGTTCCTGACACCATCGAAGTATTACAGTTGCACCATACGGGGATAGAAGAAATTCCTCCATCGATTCAGAATCTCTCACGTCTCACTGAACTGAGCATGCCTCTCTGCAAGAAGCTAAAGGTCCTTCCTACCAACGTCAACCTGCAATCTCTCTCTCGACTTGATCTCAGTTCCTGTACACAATTGAGAACGTTTCCAGAGATATCTACAAGCATTAGATATCTTGATCTGAGCAATACTGCTATAGAAGAAGTCCCTTCGTCCGTATGGTCTTGGTCCCATCTTCTTGAATTGAACTTGGAAGATTGCCGCAGCTTTCGGGTGCTCCATAGTTTTCCTGACAACATCGAAGAGTTGGACTTGGACTTGAGCAATACGGTCTCAGGTGGTGATTTACGTATAAACCTCAAAGGGTGCAAGAATCTTGTGTCATTGCCCAACATTCCGTATTTCGT
Coding sequences within:
- the LOC106293102 gene encoding disease resistance protein TAO1-like produces the protein MALSALSRQCKHHVFPSFHGPDVRRGFLSYLLKEFKEKGIDVFIDNDIERSKLIGPELTEAIRGSLIALVLITRNYASSAWCLNELVQIMKCWEEDKQTVQVIFYEVDPSDVKNQKGDFGAVFHKTCAEKSTDEVERWRQALQIVAQIAGYHTSNYDDDVVMIETIVTDISNKFNDSTTSNDSNSLVGIGTHIKEIESLLSFESDEVRMVGIWGPAGIGKTTIARALFREFSSKFTHAAFIESIKGKFEQNYRDKHAFMLHLQEQLLSETLNQKDLKIGHLGVAKARLKDKKVLVVLDDVDDLKQLEAMTDKTCWFGPQSRIIITTKDKKLLVAHEINHIYQVGFPSTSEALEILCLSAFRQNSPSIGFEDMAIEVTRLAGHLPLGLRVFGAYLRGVSRDQWIHALPSLRMSLDGEIEKVLRFSYDALSEEVQELFLHIACFFKGGHINDVVECLADGLLNVNHGLQMLVDKCFISLQERRWLVVHNLLEKLAKEIVRKQSVSDPGKRQFLVDAQDICDVLEENAGTKSVRGIDFDLSEVREDLIIDEQAFKGMSRLQFLRFRRGSVYENTKLLLPQGLKFRASKLRFLEWDQFPLTCFPREFQPRCLVKLVMRHSKLEKLWEGPIPLPCLKLMDLTHSFYLKELPDLSNVTNLEALNACFCSTMSKISFIGKSTSLEELHLAGCSKLIVIPSSIGNAINFMTLNDCRALVQLPSSIWSLKKLKKLGIAGCAKLNHFGSQLRSFPDVSGNITEFDISDTAMEEFPSSIMAFSCLRKLSTEIAGNLKVFPDVPDTIEVLQLHHTGIEEIPPSIQNLSRLTELSMPLCKKLKVLPTNVNLQSLSRLDLSSCTQLRTFPEISTSIRYLDLSNTAIEEVPSSVWSWSHLLELNLEDCRSFRVLHSFPDNIEELDLDLSNTVSGGDLRINLKGCKNLVSLPNIPYFVSLLDASNCESLVRIDGFFTNPERRLSFANCFKLSEAARELIEESDYKFALLPGGELPADFDHRAREGLLTVNLDQSPLPLFFRFRACLLLPGHYIENKHPFGYTFGHDKDDKWMGSKRLSCDIWCVQNGVDIGHGSCKYRLTASFISLRSKEHLYFLKSSISLNLPETDVNFSELHFEFKISGKNVKDFAVQLLEDPGVHDEVRMHGDVELVPSHVPDSAGGRVRHVYSFKRQRLE